The Pantoea phytobeneficialis genome has a segment encoding these proteins:
- a CDS encoding efflux RND transporter periplasmic adaptor subunit — protein MRLKLLSASVVFLLAACDQGGATPAASATPQVGVVTLKTEPVTLVTQLPGRTNAVRTAQVRPQVSGVIQKILFTEGGEVKEGQPLYQIDPATYKASYDKAMATWQNDAMVAKRYQPLAAAHAISQQTYDDAVAAEREAKADVETAKVNLDYTLVKAPISGHISRSLYTAGALVTSGQTDYLATITQLNPIYVDVNESATDLLRLRRALAEGKIAKVGDNTAAVGLTLEDGSKYSEQGKLAFSEVNVDTATGTVVLRAVFPNPSNELLPGMYVHASFPQGIQQQGILVPQESIMHDTKGQPYVYVVKSDNTIAQRSISTGEMIHGEWLVTGGLQEGENVVVNNLQSVRSGVKVTTTAANTNDTPSANAVSLSMTDAAAQ, from the coding sequence ATGCGCCTGAAACTTCTTTCTGCCAGCGTGGTGTTTTTACTGGCAGCCTGTGATCAGGGTGGAGCGACACCCGCCGCGTCTGCGACACCGCAAGTCGGCGTTGTTACTCTGAAAACCGAACCCGTAACGCTGGTCACGCAATTGCCTGGCCGTACCAATGCGGTTCGTACCGCTCAGGTGCGCCCGCAGGTCAGTGGTGTGATCCAAAAAATCCTCTTCACCGAAGGTGGGGAAGTCAAAGAGGGGCAGCCGTTGTATCAGATTGATCCGGCGACCTATAAAGCGTCTTATGACAAAGCGATGGCGACCTGGCAAAACGACGCGATGGTTGCGAAACGCTATCAGCCGCTGGCTGCCGCCCATGCCATCAGCCAGCAGACCTACGATGACGCGGTAGCTGCGGAGCGTGAAGCTAAAGCTGATGTGGAAACCGCCAAGGTCAACCTCGACTACACCCTGGTAAAAGCGCCGATCTCCGGGCATATCAGCCGTTCGCTCTACACTGCCGGTGCGCTGGTGACTAGCGGGCAGACGGACTACCTTGCCACCATTACGCAGCTCAACCCGATCTATGTCGATGTGAATGAGTCCGCCACCGATCTGCTGCGTCTGCGCCGGGCACTGGCGGAAGGCAAAATTGCCAAAGTGGGTGACAACACCGCGGCGGTGGGGCTGACGCTGGAAGATGGCAGCAAATATAGCGAACAAGGCAAACTGGCCTTCTCGGAAGTCAACGTTGATACCGCCACCGGCACCGTGGTGCTGCGTGCCGTGTTCCCGAACCCCAGTAACGAATTGCTGCCAGGTATGTATGTTCATGCCAGCTTCCCGCAGGGTATCCAGCAACAGGGCATTTTGGTGCCGCAGGAATCCATCATGCATGACACCAAAGGGCAGCCTTATGTCTATGTGGTGAAAAGCGACAACACCATCGCACAGCGCAGCATCAGCACCGGTGAAATGATCCACGGCGAGTGGCTGGTTACCGGCGGTCTGCAAGAGGGGGAAAATGTGGTGGTGAACAACCTGCAAAGTGTTCGCAGCGGCGTTAAAGTGACCACCACCGCCGCCAATACCAATGACACGCCATCCGCTAATGCCGTCAGCCTCTCCATGACTGATGCTGCGGCACAATAA